One region of Candidatus Electrothrix rattekaaiensis genomic DNA includes:
- a CDS encoding type II toxin-antitoxin system RelE/ParE family toxin — protein sequence MKIKILESAKQDLKEGFYFYEHQKEGLGHYFTETLLSDIESLKIFAGIHSTHFGAYYRLLSKRFPFAVYYRIEENEIRIYAVVDCRKNPAWIRQKMQ from the coding sequence GTGAAAATAAAAATTCTGGAATCAGCGAAACAGGATCTGAAAGAAGGTTTCTATTTCTATGAGCATCAAAAAGAAGGGCTTGGACATTATTTTACAGAAACACTTTTATCGGATATAGAGTCTCTTAAAATTTTTGCCGGTATCCACAGTACCCATTTTGGCGCATATTATCGCCTTCTTTCGAAAAGATTTCCATTTGCGGTATACTATCGTATCGAAGAAAACGAAATCAGAATTTACGCTGTTGTTGATTGCCGGAAAAATCCTGCATGGATACGACAAAAAATGCAGTAA
- the groES gene encoding co-chaperone GroES: protein MNIRPLNDRILVKRLEEETQTAGGIIIPDSAKEKPAEGEIIAVGPGKMNDAGQRTAMDVKAGDRVLFSKYGGTDVKFDGQDYLIMREDDILGVLAAV from the coding sequence ATGAACATTCGTCCACTGAATGACCGTATTCTGGTTAAGAGACTGGAGGAAGAAACACAAACCGCAGGCGGTATCATCATTCCTGATTCTGCAAAAGAGAAACCGGCTGAAGGCGAGATCATCGCTGTCGGTCCGGGCAAGATGAATGATGCCGGTCAGCGGACAGCTATGGACGTGAAAGCCGGTGATCGCGTGCTGTTTTCCAAGTACGGCGGCACGGATGTAAAATTTGACGGTCAGGACTACCTCATCATGCGGGAAGATGATATCCTCGGTGTGCTTGCCGCTGTCTAA
- a CDS encoding riboflavin synthase, with protein sequence MFTGIIQGLGTVIEKRPSGGGMVFCLEAGFELTDPEEGESIAVNGACLTARDIKGRRFLVDVSPESLTRTSLGRLEVGSKVNMERALRLADRLGGHLVSGHVDILGRVEERKAAGDFTLFTFSLDSSLSKYIIKKGSITIDGVSLTVNSCSGNRFSVSIIPHTLAVTTLGHLRQGSRVNLEVDIIGKYVEKLLMEQPSGAKESKINPAFLAEHGFLR encoded by the coding sequence ATGTTTACCGGTATTATTCAGGGACTGGGGACGGTCATTGAAAAACGACCTTCAGGCGGCGGAATGGTTTTCTGCCTGGAGGCGGGGTTTGAGCTGACAGACCCGGAAGAAGGCGAGTCCATTGCTGTTAACGGGGCCTGCCTGACTGCTCGCGACATCAAAGGCCGTCGTTTTTTGGTGGATGTCTCGCCGGAGAGTCTGACCAGGACAAGTTTGGGGCGATTGGAGGTCGGTTCCAAGGTTAATATGGAACGGGCCTTGCGGCTGGCTGACCGACTGGGCGGCCATCTGGTCAGCGGTCACGTAGATATCCTGGGAAGGGTTGAGGAACGCAAAGCAGCCGGTGATTTTACCCTGTTTACTTTTTCCCTTGATTCCAGCTTGAGCAAATATATTATCAAGAAGGGCTCAATCACCATTGACGGGGTCAGCCTGACCGTGAACTCCTGCTCTGGCAATCGCTTTTCCGTGTCGATCATTCCCCATACCTTGGCCGTCACCACGTTAGGTCATCTCCGTCAAGGCAGCCGGGTCAACCTGGAAGTGGATATCATCGGTAAATATGTTGAAAAACTGCTCATGGAACAACCTTCCGGGGCAAAAGAAAGTAAAATTAATCCGGCTTTCCTGGCAGAGCACGGATTTTTGAGATAA
- a CDS encoding tetratricopeptide repeat protein — MSTSIQPLSSIGPADPEKAREEELKKDPAKRDYLEGREQLKKGDYSMAAMSFHNALKAFEEKGDEQGVANASDRLGDVCLEKKDFAAALEHYRRAYAICEKEEDSFSTLSLNKKIAAIYREQGELDKAMEILFDIIEHYHLTRNPKGMVDVMTVIAEVYREKGENQKAADTYRTVSSIHKNFKHKRKAEEFAALADELEQA; from the coding sequence ATGTCTACATCTATTCAACCGCTGAGCTCCATCGGTCCAGCTGATCCAGAAAAAGCCCGAGAAGAAGAGCTGAAAAAAGATCCCGCCAAACGCGATTACCTCGAAGGTCGTGAGCAGCTGAAAAAAGGCGACTATAGTATGGCTGCCATGTCCTTTCATAATGCCTTAAAGGCATTTGAAGAAAAAGGTGATGAGCAGGGCGTTGCCAACGCCTCGGACCGACTGGGCGATGTTTGCCTGGAAAAGAAGGATTTTGCAGCGGCCCTAGAGCATTATCGGCGGGCCTATGCTATCTGCGAGAAAGAAGAAGACTCCTTTTCCACCTTGTCCCTGAATAAAAAAATCGCTGCGATCTACCGAGAGCAGGGTGAGCTGGACAAGGCAATGGAGATCCTTTTTGATATAATTGAACATTACCATTTGACCAGAAATCCCAAAGGGATGGTTGATGTTATGACGGTGATTGCCGAGGTATACAGGGAAAAAGGAGAAAATCAGAAAGCTGCGGATACCTATCGCACGGTTTCCTCTATTCATAAGAATTTTAAACATAAACGCAAGGCCGAGGAGTTTGCGGCCCTTGCGGATGAGCTGGAGCAGGCCTAA
- a CDS encoding polyprenyl synthetase family protein — translation MFDIQQYLSEQRQVVENGLQRYMMQQEGDFSVHIESMRYSLFVGGKRIRPILCLAAGRSVSDAPDIEETLLPTACALECIHTYSLIHDDLPAMDNDDLRRGQPTCHKRFGEAEAILAGDGLLTYAFALLSNPSLPGPGIETRLQLIAILAHAAGSQGMVGGQYLDIASEEKNILFNLLKTIHRSKTGALITAAVRMGALAAQADQGQLEALTRYGDAVGLAFQIVDDLLDVTASTEQLGKTAGTDAQQGKATYPAFFGKEKTRTLAKEAVDSALKALSSFDERAEPLRALAQYIFKRTY, via the coding sequence ATGTTCGATATTCAACAATACCTCAGTGAGCAACGCCAGGTTGTGGAAAACGGCCTGCAACGGTATATGATGCAACAGGAAGGTGATTTCTCCGTTCATATTGAATCGATGCGCTATAGTCTCTTTGTCGGCGGTAAACGAATAAGACCAATCCTCTGCCTTGCAGCAGGACGCTCTGTCAGTGATGCTCCAGATATTGAAGAGACATTACTGCCCACCGCTTGTGCGCTTGAATGTATCCATACCTATTCCTTAATCCATGATGATCTGCCTGCAATGGATAACGATGATCTGCGTCGAGGGCAGCCCACCTGTCATAAAAGATTCGGGGAAGCCGAGGCTATTCTGGCCGGTGACGGCCTGCTGACCTATGCCTTTGCTTTACTCAGCAATCCTAGCCTGCCCGGCCCAGGAATAGAAACACGCTTACAGCTCATTGCTATTCTGGCTCATGCGGCCGGTTCTCAAGGAATGGTTGGAGGACAATACCTGGATATTGCCAGTGAAGAAAAAAACATTCTCTTTAACCTGCTCAAAACTATTCATCGATCCAAAACAGGGGCGTTGATCACAGCGGCTGTTCGTATGGGTGCCCTTGCCGCCCAAGCCGATCAAGGGCAGCTTGAGGCCCTGACTCGCTATGGGGATGCAGTGGGGCTGGCCTTTCAAATCGTTGATGACCTGCTGGATGTTACCGCTTCAACAGAACAGTTGGGAAAGACTGCGGGCACGGATGCGCAACAGGGCAAGGCCACGTATCCAGCCTTTTTCGGCAAGGAGAAAACCCGTACTTTGGCAAAGGAGGCAGTGGACTCTGCCCTGAAAGCCCTTTCCTCTTTTGATGAGCGAGCAGAGCCGTTACGAGCCTTGGCGCAATATATTTTCAAACGAACATATTGA
- a CDS encoding bifunctional 3,4-dihydroxy-2-butanone-4-phosphate synthase/GTP cyclohydrolase II: MAVSSIEDVVEDIKAGKMVILVDDEDRENEGDLCMAAEAVTPEAINFMATHGRGLICLTMSPDIIEQLGLPMMVQNNQSPYGTGFTISIEARTGVTTGISAADRARTIEAAVAPDATPRDIISPGHIFPLRAREGGVLVRTGQTEGSVDLARLAGMRTAGIICEIMKDDGTMARMPDLEIFAKEHDMKIATVADLVAYRLREDILVHRAVETRLPTLAGEFRVIAYTNDVDSFEHVALIKGEIKPDEPVMVRVHSECLTGDVFGSARCDCGAQLQAAMRMVDQEGSGVILYMRQEGRGIGLINKLKAYNLQDEGLDTVEANEHLGFKPDLRDYGIGAQMLRDLGVRKMRLLTNNPKKIIGLEGYGLEAVERLPIEVLCECESRDYLRCKRDKMGHLLELYGQEDCGSVAKES, encoded by the coding sequence ATGGCTGTCAGTTCTATAGAAGACGTTGTTGAAGATATCAAGGCCGGCAAGATGGTCATCCTGGTGGATGATGAGGACCGGGAAAATGAGGGTGACCTCTGCATGGCTGCTGAGGCGGTGACCCCGGAGGCTATTAATTTTATGGCCACCCATGGTCGTGGCCTGATCTGCCTGACCATGAGCCCCGACATTATTGAGCAGTTGGGTCTGCCCATGATGGTGCAGAATAACCAGTCCCCCTACGGAACCGGATTCACCATCAGTATTGAGGCCCGCACCGGCGTGACCACCGGCATCTCGGCTGCTGATCGGGCCAGGACCATTGAAGCTGCGGTTGCCCCGGATGCAACCCCCCGTGATATCATCAGCCCGGGCCATATCTTTCCTCTCCGCGCTCGGGAAGGCGGAGTGTTGGTGCGCACCGGTCAGACCGAGGGGTCAGTGGATCTCGCCCGACTTGCCGGAATGCGGACAGCCGGGATCATATGCGAAATCATGAAAGACGACGGCACCATGGCCCGAATGCCGGATCTGGAGATATTCGCAAAAGAGCATGATATGAAAATCGCTACGGTGGCGGACTTGGTTGCTTATCGCCTGCGTGAGGATATACTGGTGCATCGTGCTGTGGAAACTCGCCTGCCCACCTTGGCCGGGGAATTCAGGGTGATTGCTTACACAAACGATGTTGACTCCTTTGAGCATGTTGCCTTGATAAAGGGTGAGATTAAGCCGGATGAACCGGTCATGGTGCGTGTTCATTCAGAGTGTCTGACCGGAGATGTCTTCGGTTCGGCCCGCTGTGATTGCGGTGCCCAGTTGCAGGCCGCCATGCGGATGGTAGATCAGGAAGGAAGCGGGGTTATCCTGTATATGCGTCAGGAGGGCCGGGGAATCGGCCTGATCAACAAGCTTAAAGCCTATAATCTCCAGGACGAAGGCTTGGATACCGTGGAGGCCAACGAGCATCTCGGGTTTAAGCCGGATCTGCGTGATTACGGTATCGGTGCGCAGATGCTTCGTGATCTCGGGGTGCGCAAGATGCGCCTGCTGACCAATAATCCCAAGAAGATTATCGGGCTGGAGGGCTACGGCTTAGAGGCTGTGGAACGTCTTCCGATTGAGGTGCTCTGCGAGTGTGAAAGCCGGGATTATCTCCGCTGCAAACGGGATAAGATGGGACATCTGCTGGAATTGTACGGACAGGAGGATTGTGGTTCTGTCGCAAAAGAGTCCTGA
- a CDS encoding DUF6338 family protein, with translation MNIWDIDKLFLFIAFVIPGFISIKTYEILIPTESKDSSKQILDAIAYSCINYALLMWLILEVEQSTLNTTHPFLYKIFYTLVLFVFPIIWVLMWRWVRGWKFLQERLPHPTVKPWDYVFCQKQWYWIIVTLKNGDKIAGKYGGKSFTSSNPAPEQIYFEEAWVLNDDGGFDRPRRGTAGIIILSEEILTVELFEYNCNEE, from the coding sequence ATGAATATTTGGGATATTGATAAACTTTTTTTGTTTATAGCTTTCGTTATTCCGGGCTTTATTTCAATTAAAACTTACGAAATATTAATACCAACAGAGTCAAAGGATTCTTCTAAACAGATTCTAGACGCCATTGCTTATAGTTGTATTAATTACGCATTGTTGATGTGGCTAATTCTTGAGGTAGAGCAAAGCACCCTTAATACCACACACCCTTTTTTGTATAAAATTTTCTACACGTTAGTATTGTTTGTTTTTCCGATTATTTGGGTTCTTATGTGGAGATGGGTGAGAGGTTGGAAGTTCTTACAGGAAAGACTTCCGCACCCCACAGTAAAACCTTGGGATTATGTTTTTTGTCAAAAACAATGGTACTGGATTATAGTTACTCTAAAAAACGGTGATAAAATTGCCGGAAAGTATGGTGGAAAATCATTCACTTCCAGTAATCCGGCACCAGAACAAATTTATTTTGAAGAGGCTTGGGTTCTTAACGATGATGGTGGTTTTGATCGTCCTAGGAGGGGGACTGCTGGAATTATTATATTATCTGAGGAAATCTTGACAGTAGAGCTGTTTGAATATAACTGTAATGAGGAATGA
- a CDS encoding branched-chain amino acid aminotransferase, with protein MLKNELDVTLHKAETLKEKPDQNQLGFGKHFTDHMLTMRWDKAQGWHDAEIRPYGKFSLDPAAMVLHYSQEIFEGLKAYRGADGSVLLFRPLDNLNRFNDSAVRMCMPRIPADKVLQALKGLIYLDREWIPRNEGAALYIRPAMIASEAALGVRPANEYLFFVICSPVGAYYAEGFSPTKIYVEDEYVRAVPGGVGNVKTGGNYAASIKAHTTSQQKGYTQVLWLDAVERKYVEEVGTSNIFFVINEELVTPPLGGTILPGITRDTVLQLAADWGIPTSERRITIDEVIAAAEDGSLTEAFGSGTAAVISPIGEFGYKGNTIMINSGVTGPLAQRFFDGIQQLQRGAAPDPHDWIVRVK; from the coding sequence ATGCTGAAAAACGAACTTGATGTCACTCTGCATAAGGCAGAGACCTTGAAAGAAAAGCCGGATCAGAACCAACTTGGATTCGGCAAACATTTTACCGATCACATGCTCACCATGCGCTGGGACAAGGCGCAGGGTTGGCATGACGCGGAAATCAGGCCCTATGGCAAGTTTAGTCTTGATCCTGCGGCAATGGTCCTGCATTACAGCCAAGAGATCTTTGAGGGCCTCAAAGCCTACCGAGGAGCAGACGGTTCTGTTCTTCTGTTCCGTCCTCTGGATAACCTTAATCGTTTCAATGACTCTGCTGTGCGCATGTGCATGCCCCGTATTCCGGCGGACAAGGTACTGCAAGCCTTGAAAGGTCTGATTTATCTGGATCGCGAGTGGATTCCCCGGAACGAAGGAGCTGCCCTGTACATCCGTCCCGCCATGATCGCCAGTGAAGCGGCTTTGGGGGTTCGTCCGGCCAATGAGTACCTGTTTTTTGTCATTTGCAGCCCGGTCGGTGCCTATTATGCGGAAGGCTTCAGCCCGACCAAAATCTATGTTGAAGATGAATACGTTCGAGCTGTCCCAGGAGGGGTGGGCAATGTCAAGACCGGGGGCAATTATGCAGCTTCTATCAAGGCCCATACCACCTCCCAGCAAAAGGGTTATACCCAGGTTTTATGGCTGGATGCGGTTGAGAGGAAATACGTTGAAGAAGTGGGTACCTCGAATATTTTTTTTGTCATTAATGAGGAACTGGTCACTCCTCCTCTGGGTGGTACTATTCTGCCCGGTATTACCCGGGACACGGTCTTGCAGTTGGCTGCGGATTGGGGGATTCCCACCAGTGAACGCCGGATTACCATTGATGAGGTCATAGCGGCTGCTGAGGATGGCTCGTTGACCGAGGCCTTTGGTTCGGGTACAGCTGCGGTGATTTCACCCATTGGCGAGTTCGGCTACAAAGGGAACACCATTATGATTAATAGCGGTGTAACCGGTCCGCTTGCGCAACGTTTTTTTGATGGGATTCAACAATTGCAGCGCGGCGCGGCCCCGGACCCGCATGACTGGATTGTTCGGGTGAAATAA
- a CDS encoding DUF882 domain-containing protein: MNRRSFLTLGAKTAVGFCLAQTAPAWAKIPSSLSATPRTLSFYHTHTRERLDIKYATSEDYDIEALAKINTYLRDFRTSEVHPIDPAVLDILWTIQQKMCCNSTYEIISGYRSPKTNLQLRKKSNGVAKRSLHMQGKAIDVRITGKKTKIVRDCAISLKSGGVGYYAKSNFVHIDTGHVRTW; this comes from the coding sequence ATGAATAGACGTTCTTTTCTCACTCTGGGAGCAAAGACCGCTGTCGGATTTTGTCTTGCCCAAACTGCTCCCGCTTGGGCTAAAATTCCCTCTTCCCTGTCCGCAACGCCAAGAACCTTGTCATTTTATCATACCCATACCCGTGAGCGTCTTGATATAAAATACGCAACATCAGAAGATTATGATATAGAGGCGTTGGCCAAAATAAACACCTATCTCCGCGACTTCCGCACCTCCGAAGTTCATCCTATTGATCCGGCTGTTCTCGATATTCTCTGGACAATACAGCAAAAAATGTGCTGCAACAGTACATATGAAATTATCTCTGGATACCGCTCCCCCAAAACAAACCTGCAATTACGCAAAAAGAGCAACGGGGTAGCAAAACGCAGTTTGCATATGCAGGGTAAGGCCATTGATGTTCGCATTACCGGGAAAAAAACCAAGATCGTCCGCGATTGCGCCATCTCGCTCAAATCCGGTGGCGTAGGATATTATGCAAAATCAAATTTTGTTCATATTGACACCGGTCATGTCCGCACTTGGTAA
- a CDS encoding NAD(P)-dependent oxidoreductase, translating into MKPAERMAIPRQHPQELDPAERIKNFKEVTAGYDEETAILEAQRCLQCKKPACIDGCPIRNDIPGFIALLREKKFEEAYWKVRETSTMPSVCSRVCPHEFQCEGSCIRRKKGESVAIGMLERYLTDWMVANKKAMTKDCALPNERKVAIIGSGPAGITAAHVLAHQGYKCTIYEALPVFGGMLSVGIPHYRLPRDIIGAELAALKSCGVEIKLGVTIGKDKTLQELRQDGYDAVFIGIGAHEGRKLGIEGEDTTQGVLHGVDYLRRVLTGETVDIGKKVVVVGGGNVAIDVARTALRTGSDEVFILYRRTKEEMPASGSEIHHLEEEGVRVEILAAPVKILADENNQLTGVECVKMTLGEPDESGRRRPVIQEGSNFVIEADSIIPAISQKVQHEADKGTELKLESWGTYTVNSRTLQTSVPWIFAGGDNVLGPQTAAKAVYQGKVAAESMQRFMEGKDLEEGRNLSCYMVDW; encoded by the coding sequence ATGAAACCGGCAGAACGAATGGCTATTCCCCGCCAGCATCCGCAGGAACTTGATCCGGCTGAGCGAATAAAAAATTTTAAGGAAGTAACAGCGGGCTATGATGAAGAGACCGCGATACTTGAGGCTCAACGCTGTCTGCAATGCAAAAAGCCCGCCTGTATAGACGGTTGCCCGATCCGTAATGACATTCCGGGATTCATCGCCTTACTTCGAGAGAAAAAGTTCGAGGAGGCTTATTGGAAGGTGCGAGAAACCAGCACCATGCCTTCGGTCTGCTCTCGGGTCTGCCCACACGAATTTCAATGCGAAGGGAGCTGCATTCGGAGGAAAAAGGGAGAATCGGTGGCCATAGGTATGCTGGAACGATATCTCACCGATTGGATGGTCGCCAATAAAAAAGCAATGACCAAGGACTGCGCTCTCCCCAACGAGCGCAAGGTCGCCATCATCGGTTCCGGTCCCGCCGGGATCACCGCCGCCCATGTTTTGGCGCATCAGGGGTATAAATGCACCATCTATGAAGCCCTGCCCGTGTTCGGCGGCATGCTCTCCGTGGGTATTCCCCATTATCGGCTACCACGCGACATCATCGGGGCGGAACTTGCCGCCCTGAAGAGCTGTGGAGTGGAAATCAAACTCGGCGTGACCATCGGGAAGGACAAAACTCTCCAGGAACTCCGGCAAGACGGGTACGATGCTGTCTTTATCGGCATCGGTGCTCATGAGGGCCGTAAATTAGGCATTGAGGGCGAAGACACCACTCAGGGCGTTCTGCACGGTGTGGATTACCTACGACGGGTTCTGACCGGAGAAACCGTGGATATCGGGAAAAAGGTTGTGGTGGTTGGTGGCGGCAATGTAGCTATCGATGTGGCCCGGACTGCCCTGCGTACCGGTTCTGATGAGGTCTTTATTCTCTATCGTCGAACCAAGGAAGAGATGCCCGCTTCCGGTTCTGAGATCCATCATCTGGAGGAAGAAGGGGTCCGAGTGGAAATCCTGGCCGCTCCAGTGAAGATCCTTGCCGATGAAAACAATCAGCTCACCGGAGTTGAATGCGTCAAGATGACGTTGGGGGAACCGGATGAATCCGGTCGCCGTCGCCCGGTCATACAGGAAGGCTCCAATTTCGTCATTGAAGCGGATTCCATCATCCCGGCTATCAGCCAGAAGGTCCAGCATGAGGCGGATAAGGGCACAGAACTCAAGCTGGAATCCTGGGGTACCTATACGGTGAATTCCCGGACCCTGCAAACTTCGGTTCCCTGGATCTTTGCTGGCGGCGACAACGTTCTCGGCCCGCAGACTGCGGCCAAGGCGGTCTATCAGGGCAAGGTTGCTGCCGAGTCCATGCAGCGTTTTATGGAAGGCAAAGACCTTGAAGAGGGACGGAACTTATCCTGCTATATGGTTGATTGGTAA
- the groL gene encoding chaperonin GroEL (60 kDa chaperone family; promotes refolding of misfolded polypeptides especially under stressful conditions; forms two stacked rings of heptamers to form a barrel-shaped 14mer; ends can be capped by GroES; misfolded proteins enter the barrel where they are refolded when GroES binds), whose protein sequence is MSKELYYSGKAREAMLAGVNCLADAVKVTLGPKGRNVLIEKSFGAPVITKDGVTVAKEIDIKDKFKNMGAQMVKEVASKTSDVAGDGTTTATVLAQAIYREGAKMVAAGSNPMEIKRGIDASVATVVAELSKISQPTKEQSEIAQVGTISANNDTTIGSIIAEAMDKVGKEGVITVEEAKSMETSLDVVEGMQFDRGYLSPYFVTDPDRMEVNMEDPLILINEKKISSMKDLLPILEAVAKMGKPLFIIAEDVDGEALATLVVNKLRGTLNIAAVKAPGFGDRRKAMLEDIAILTGGQVITEDLGIKLENITVNDLGTAKRIVVDKDNTTIVDGAGDKDKLAARVKQIRTQAEDSTSDYDREKLQERLAKLIGGVAVINVGAATEIEMKEKKARVEDALNATRAAVEEGVVPGGGVAFIRCIKAVAELKLEGEQDLGRQIIMRALEEPVRQIASNCGREGSVIVEKVKDLEGAFGFNAAIEEYGDLIAAGVIDPTKVTRTALQNAASVSGMLLTTECMIADEPEKDDAGAAMGGGMPGGMGGMGGMGGMGGMM, encoded by the coding sequence ATGTCCAAAGAATTATATTACAGCGGCAAAGCCCGCGAGGCTATGCTTGCAGGTGTAAACTGCTTGGCTGATGCAGTAAAGGTTACCCTCGGACCTAAAGGACGTAATGTCCTGATTGAAAAATCTTTCGGCGCGCCAGTTATCACCAAAGACGGTGTAACCGTTGCCAAAGAGATTGATATCAAAGATAAGTTCAAGAACATGGGCGCGCAGATGGTCAAAGAGGTTGCTTCCAAGACCTCTGATGTTGCCGGTGACGGAACCACCACTGCAACTGTTCTGGCCCAGGCCATCTACCGTGAAGGTGCCAAGATGGTTGCTGCTGGCTCTAATCCTATGGAGATTAAGCGCGGTATTGACGCTTCTGTTGCCACGGTTGTTGCCGAGCTGTCCAAGATTTCTCAACCCACCAAGGAGCAGAGCGAGATCGCTCAGGTCGGTACCATCTCTGCCAATAATGATACCACCATCGGTAGCATCATTGCCGAAGCTATGGACAAAGTGGGCAAAGAAGGCGTTATCACCGTGGAAGAAGCAAAATCCATGGAGACCTCTCTGGACGTTGTTGAGGGTATGCAGTTTGATCGCGGCTACCTTTCTCCGTACTTTGTGACTGATCCGGATCGCATGGAAGTCAACATGGAAGATCCGCTGATCCTGATCAACGAGAAAAAAATCTCCAGCATGAAGGATCTGCTGCCTATCCTTGAGGCTGTTGCCAAAATGGGTAAGCCGCTGTTCATTATTGCAGAAGATGTTGATGGTGAAGCACTGGCTACCTTGGTTGTCAACAAGCTGCGTGGTACCCTGAACATCGCCGCTGTCAAGGCTCCGGGTTTTGGTGATCGTCGTAAGGCTATGCTGGAAGATATCGCCATCCTTACAGGTGGACAGGTTATCACCGAAGATCTGGGCATCAAGCTGGAGAATATCACGGTGAACGATCTTGGAACCGCTAAGCGTATTGTTGTTGATAAAGACAACACCACTATTGTTGACGGTGCCGGAGATAAGGACAAGCTGGCTGCACGGGTTAAGCAGATCCGCACCCAGGCCGAGGATTCCACCTCTGACTATGATCGCGAGAAGCTCCAGGAGCGTCTGGCTAAGCTGATCGGCGGTGTTGCTGTCATCAATGTCGGTGCTGCTACCGAGATTGAGATGAAAGAGAAAAAAGCACGTGTTGAGGATGCACTCAACGCTACCCGCGCTGCTGTGGAAGAGGGCGTTGTTCCTGGTGGCGGTGTGGCCTTTATCCGCTGCATCAAGGCAGTTGCCGAGCTCAAGCTCGAAGGTGAGCAGGATCTCGGACGTCAGATCATCATGCGTGCTCTGGAAGAGCCGGTTCGCCAGATCGCTTCTAACTGCGGTCGTGAAGGATCTGTCATTGTCGAGAAGGTCAAAGATCTGGAAGGTGCCTTCGGGTTCAACGCAGCCATTGAAGAGTACGGCGATCTGATCGCTGCTGGTGTTATTGATCCGACCAAGGTTACCCGCACAGCTCTGCAGAATGCCGCTTCAGTTTCCGGTATGCTGCTGACCACAGAGTGCATGATTGCTGATGAGCCGGAAAAAGATGATGCTGGTGCTGCTATGGGCGGTGGTATGCCTGGTGGCATGGGTGGCATGGGCGGAATGGGTGGTATGGGCGGAATGATGTAA